A DNA window from Naumovozyma dairenensis CBS 421 chromosome 7, complete genome contains the following coding sequences:
- the NDAI0G02340 gene encoding uncharacterized protein, with amino-acid sequence MEMSKYILDTDIVLSLQFKSTIKMKFQELKAAGSIFIGMESDDWLSNSKNEYSSVTFNMVGKGVKNIALTVDLFSVKNKSKARHSVLLQSTIEKYKAHGLLSSVTTDNCSQVLGAGNVLKKDHMCVNFRESIGCLAHQLALFTNDFINAITCAFSGVLDDEINRYLKEENDNEEVSPELESETDGEDLAIDEQEDIIEDVEESVTTIRNQEISKEEQEKMKNYEHLGDTIMKSDEYRSPSPFHKFKISDLMMVPY; translated from the coding sequence ATGGAGATGtcaaaatatattcttgacACTGATATTGTTCTAAGCCTTCAATTCAAATCCACTATAAAAATGAAGtttcaagaattgaaagCTGCTGGATCGATATTCATTGGGATGGAATCTGATGATTGGTTGTCTAACAGTAAAAATGAGTATTCATCAGTTACTTTCAATATGGTTGGTAAGGGTGTAAAAAATATTGCCTTAACTGTTGATCTCTTCAGTGTTAAGAATAAATCAAAGGCAAGGCATTCTGTTTTGCTACAATCCACCATCGAGAAATATAAAGCTCATGGGTTGCTAAGCTCGGTTACTACGGATAATTGCTCTCAGGTTCTTGGTGCAGGCAATGTACTTAAGAAAGACCACATGTGTGTCAACTTTAGAGAATCTATTGGCTGCCTAGCTCACCAGTTGGCATTATTTACAAATGACTTCATTAACGCAATAACGTGCGCATTCAGTGGCGttttagatgatgaaattaatcGATACCTTAAAGAAGAGAACGATAATGAAGAGGTTAGTCCTGAATTAGAAAGTGAAACAGACGGTGAAGATCTTGCTATTGACgaacaagaagatattattgaGGATGTTGAAGAGTCAGTTACCACAATTCGTAATCAGGAGATTTCGAAAGAAGAACaggaaaaaatgaaaaactaTGAACATTTGGGAGACACAATAATGAAGTCTGACGAATATAGGTCTCCCTCTCCCTTCCACAAATTTAAGATATCTGATTTAATGATGGTCCCTTATTAA
- the NDAI0G02370 gene encoding uncharacterized protein (similar to Saccharomyces cerevisiae STB3 (YDR169C); ancestral locus Anc_8.363), whose product MMEIKKDINDINTKPDDTNANKNITLDPSIAHQRSVSNNKNSNNIVSGSVTPRKLSELLMRRGPLAIRHITQALNEDITNFKDLSSSKQRRLIMGAMDDGDKDNRIVFEKVGWGQWSARQLDDNEDFNTVLDITKKNNLKVRDAASTAKDDNNNIGINTNANVNTNTSSSSRRRSSNSAMVKKPETKTKNKNHPISSPAMTTNSPQAESLSQPSVLYIDEEVLASDEEDDIDIENRDKDMFAFNGRRKSTVVYASNVAGDNVASTADVTEHELMARHIRPKLRNNSRTRRSSSKSKSRPSINKMVPSTVNQQTDIQTFQHQQHFISGQSNKIDLDLLSRSTLSEPPSERPSRVSFSKESGIRSTLFASNGMYKGEEKRNTVGSTTFNNTSSDMSNRFAIPQIAFKNPHIGHNTVESFIPPSAEDTSHNNHEEKQTPSDTTEDEDWAAMGAEVLRNVKNSGTQNVLQRNQHANNVDDRKESQHRRGTDDENDGAILLMNLMK is encoded by the coding sequence ATGATGGAAATtaagaaagatataaaCGACATAAATACAAAACCAGATGATACGAATGCAAACAAGAATATAACATTGGATCCCTCAATTGCACACCAAAGATCTGTAtcaaataacaaaaatagtaataatatagTTTCTGGATCAGTAACGCCTAGGAAATTATCAGAACTATTGATGAGGAGAGGTCCATTAGCAATAAGACACATTACACAAGCATTAAATGAAGACATAACGAactttaaagatttatcCAGCTCAAAACAAAGAAGGTTAATTATGGGTGCAATGGATGATGGAGATAAAGATAATCGTATTGTATTTGAAAAAGTAGGTTGGGGTCAATGGTCAGCTAGACAACTTGATGACAATGAAGATTTCAATACTGTATTAGAtattacaaagaaaaataatttgaaagttAGAGATGCAGCCTCGACTGCTAAAgatgataacaataatattggGATTAACACCAATGCTAATGTTAATACTAATActagtagtagtagtagaaGGAGAAGCAGTAATTCAGCGATGGTAAAAAAGCCGGAGAcaaaaactaaaaataaaaaccatccaatttcttcacCTGCCATGACAACGAACTCCCCACAAGCTGAATCGTTGTCTCAACCTTCTGTGCTATATATCGACGAAGAAGTCTTAGCTTCGGACGAAGAAGACGACATAGATATTGAGAATAGAGACAAGGATATGTTTGCTTTCAATGGGAGAAGGAAATCAACTGTTGTCTATGCTTCTAATGTTGCTGGTGATAATGTGGCGTCTACTGCTGACGTTACAGAACATGAATTGATGGCACGCCATATCAGGCCTAAACTGAGaaataattcaagaacACGAAGATCAAGTTCCAAGAGTAAATCTAGGCCatctataaataaaatggTGCCGTCCACCGTGAATCAACAAACTGACATACAAACATTTCAACACCAACAACATTTTATCAGCGGACAATCGAACAAAATTGATTTAGACCTATTATCTCGAAGCACTTTAAGTGAACCACCATCTGAACGACCCTCTAGGGTTTCATTCTCTAAAGAGTCTGGGATAAGATCGACATTATTTGCTTCTAATGGCATGTATAAAGGAGAAGAAAAACGCAATACTGTTGGTTCTACTACCTTCAACAATACTAGTTCAGATATGTCAAACAGGTTTGCAATACCTCAGATAGCTTTCAAGAACCCGCATATCGGACATAACACAGTGGAATCATTTATACCACCATCTGCAGAAGACACCAGTCATAATAACCACGAAGAGAAGCAGACACCATCAGATACTACGGAAGACGAAGATTGGGCGGCCATGGGGGCCGAAGTTCTACGAAACGTCAAGAATAGTGGAACACAGAACGTATTGCAACGGAATCAACATGCCAATAATGTTGATGATCGGAAAGAATCACAACATCGAAGAGGCACAGATGATGAGAATGATGGAGCCATTTTGTTAATGAATCTTATGAAGTAA
- the ACS2 gene encoding acetate--CoA ligase ACS2 (similar to Saccharomyces cerevisiae ACS2 (YLR153C); ancestral locus Anc_8.367), whose protein sequence is MARRTHECVHEAENAQLHYAPAHFYETQPGKGYIDDVDQYSQMYRESIDNPELFFDKMAKEFLHWDTPYKAVKSGSLADGDVAWFLNGELNASYNCVDRHAFANSNKPAIIYEADDEVENRIITFGQLLRKVSKVASLLKSWGVKKGDVVTIYLPMIPEVIITMLAVVRIGAIHSVIFSGFSASSLRERIIDSKSKVIITCDEAKRGGKTIHTKDIVNESLQGINSVTYVLVYERTHNKTIAMSPTRDYWWTEEVNKQPNYCPPVPCNAEDPLFLLYTSGSTGSPKGIVHTTAGYLLGAAITTRYVFDIHPDDILFTAGDVGWITGHTYALYGPLSLGTATIIFESTPAYPDYGRYWRIIERYKATHFYVAPTALRLIKKIGEAEISKYDISSLRVLGSVGEPISPELWKWYHEKIGNKNCVVCDTMWQTESGSHLLAPLSGVTPTKPGSATVPFFGIDACLIDPVSGHILEGNDVVGVLAVKCSWPSMARSVWNNHDRYIETYLKPYPGYYFTGDAAGRDHDGYYWIRGRVDDVVNVSGHRLSTTEIETCLVNDKYVSAAAVVGIPDDLTGQSVVAFVSLQNDNEIDGPVSFHRELILQVRKEIGPFAAPKAVIIINDLPKTRSGKIMRRVLRKIASNEAEQLGDLSTLANPEIVSEIMEAVKTQFFNRNVK, encoded by the coding sequence ATGGCTCGAAGAACTCATGAATGTGTACACGAGGCAGAAAATGCTCAATTACATTATGCGCCGGCGCATTTTTATGAAACACAACCTGGTAAAGGTTATATTGATGACGTAGATCAATATAGTCAAATGTATCGAGAATCAATTGATAATCCTGAACTgttttttgataaaatgGCAAAAGAATTTCTACATTGGGATACACCATATAAAGCAGTGAAATCCGGATCCCTTGCTGATGGAGATGTCGCATGGTTCTTAAATGGTGAGTTGAATGCTTCTTATAATTGTGTTGATAGACATGCTTTTGCCAACTCTAATAAACCAGctattatatatgaagCTGATGACGAAGTGGAAAATAGAATCATAACATTTGGTCAATTATTGAGGAAAGTTTCGAAAGTAGCTAGTCTGTTGAAATCATGGGGTGTAAAAAAGGGAGATGTTGTTACCATTTATTTACCCATGATTCCTGAAGTCATTATTACCATGCTTGCTGTGGTTCGTATTGGAGCTATTCATTCTGTCATATTTTCTGGGTTTTCTGCCTCTTCCCTAAGAGAAAGAATCATtgattcaaaatcaaaagtTATCATTACATGCGATGAAGCTAAGAGAGGTGGTAAGACAATACATACAAAGGATATTGTCAATGAATCATTGCAAGGTATCAATTCAGTAACCTACGTATTAGTTTACGAAAGAACacataataaaacaattgCAATGTCACCAACGAGAGATTATTGGTGGACTGAAGAGGTGAACAAACAACCAAATTATTGCCCCCCTGTACCATGTAATGCTGAAGatcctttatttttattatacaCATCAGGGTCAACAGGCTCTCCCAAAGGTATAGTCCATACAACAGCCGGTTATCTTCTAGGTGCAGCAATTACTACACGATATGTATTCGATATTCATCCCGACGATATATTATTCACAGCTGGTGATGTTGGTTGGATTACAGGCCACACTTATGCATTATACGGTCCCCTTTCTCTTGGAACTGCGACAATCATATTTGAATCGACGCCAGCGTACCCAGATTACGGTAGATATTGGAGAATTATTGAACGTTATAAGGCAACACATTTTTATGTAGCTCCTACAGCATTAagattaataaaaaaaattgggGAGGCTGAAATATCTAAATATGATATATCTTCATTACGTGTATTGGGTTCAGTGGGTGAACCAATTTCTCCAGAATTATGGAAATGGTATcatgaaaaaattggtaATAAAAATTGTGTCGTTTGTGATACAATGTGGCAAACTGAATCAGGTTCACATTTACTTGCACCTCTGTCAGGTGTCACTCCAACAAAACCAGGATCCGCAACAGTTCCCTTTTTTGGCATCGATGCATGCCTTATTGATCCCGTATCGGGCCACATATTGGAAGGTAATGATGTAGTTGGTGTCTTAGCAGTTAAATGTTCATGGCCATCAATGGCAAGATCTGTATGGAATAACCATGATCGATATATTGAAACATATTTAAAGCCTTATCCAGGTTATTATTTCACTGGAGATGCTGCTGGTAGAGACCATGATGGTTATTATTGGATTAGGGGAAGAGTAGATGATGTGGTTAATGTTTCTGGTCATAGATTATCAACTAcagaaattgaaacttGTTTAGTCAACGATAAATATGTTTCAGCTGCTGCGGTAGTTGGAATACCCGATGATTTAACGGGACAAAGCGTAGTTGCCTTTGTTTCATTACagaatgataatgaaatagATGGACCAGTAAGTTTCCATAGAGAATTGATTTTGCAGGTAAGGAAAGAAATTGGACCATTTGCTGCTCCCAAAGCAgttattataattaatgatttaccTAAGACTAGATCAGGAAAAATTATGAGAAGAGTATTGAGGAAAATTGCATCGAATGAAGCTGAACAATTAGGAGACTTATCCACACTAGCTAATCCAGAAATAGTTTCAGAAATCATGGAAGCAGTGAAGACccaatttttcaacagAAATGTGAAATAA
- the PCD1 gene encoding 8-oxo-dGTP diphosphatase (similar to Saccharomyces cerevisiae PCD1 (YLR151C); ancestral locus Anc_8.365) — protein sequence MALLNPFRILENLRKFKYNRPFPISSIWPVNRRAAVLILLFVGNSGELRVLLTKRSRSLRSFSGHVALPGGKADSSTETFEQIARREAEEEIGLPQDKNVLENRYGMKLETISTEIPCYISQTFLSVKPVVCFLYNSEFDQKNEKYTKTLDASKFFGKLNPGETSSLFSVPLNDMVKHLFTDSSDIKPEYERRVHMSKNWGGLKWFIEHYYYPVLNTNEVSWLNTIEDLSSEDELEDGQQYRDLWGLTAKILSDVARIGNNIDSAKRRGHEGLIYGLYEFSDQFKDPKRSIWEQAMIAGKKGYYYSDVLPEHYIKKLQRDDVTF from the coding sequence ATGGCATTACTAAACCCCTTTAGAATTCTAGAAAACCTACGGAAGTTCAAATACAATAGACCATTCCCAATTTCTTCGATATGGCCAGTTAATAGACGAGCTGCTGTATTGATCCTTTTATTTGTTGGAAACAGTGGAGAACTCAGAGTCTTATTAACAAAAAGATCTAGAAGCCTACGAAGCTTTTCAGGTCATGTAGCTTTACCTGGAGGCAAGGCAGACTCTTCTACAGAAACGTTTGAACAAATTGCAAGGAGAGaagctgaagaagaaattggatTACCTCAAGATAAAAATGTTTTAGAAAATAGGTATGGAATGAAATTGGAGACAATTTCTACTGAGATACCATGTTACATATCCCAAACTTTCTTGAGTGTCAAACCTGTGGTatgttttttatataattctgaatttgatcaaaagaatgaaaaatataccAAGACATTGGATGCTTCAAAGTTCTTTGGGAAATTGAATCCTGGAGAAACATCATCGTTATTCTCAGTTCCCTTAAACGATATGGTAAAGCATCTATTCACTGATTCCTCGGATATTAAACCAGAATATGAAAGACGTGTACATATGTCAAAAAATTGGGGAGGGCTTAAATGGTTTATTgagcattattattatcctGTCTTAAATACCAACGAAGTATCATGGTTAAATACAATTGAGGACCTTAGTTCAGAGGATGAACTTGAAGATGGGCAGCAATATAGAGATTTATGGGGGTTAACAGCTAAGATATTATCTGATGTAGCAAGAATTGggaataatattgatagtGCAAAAAGGAGGGGGCATGAGGGTTTGATATATGGACTGTATGAATTTAGTGATCAGTTTAAGGATCCCAAAAGGAGTATATGGGAACAAGCCATGATTGCAGGGAAAAAAGGGTATTATTATAGCGATGTTTTACCCGAgcattatataaaaaagcTACAAAGGGATGATGTCACTTTTTGA